One stretch of Actinacidiphila sp. DG2A-62 DNA includes these proteins:
- the cas2e gene encoding type I-E CRISPR-associated endoribonuclease Cas2e, with protein MPSMIVIAATAVPDHLRGALTRWLLEVTPELYVGSVSAKVRDELWSSVAASTADGTAVLACPADNEQGFTLRTAGAHRRDPVDFDGLTLIAFQRGRQEVATPL; from the coding sequence ATGCCCTCCATGATCGTCATCGCCGCGACCGCCGTCCCCGACCACCTGCGCGGAGCCTTGACCCGGTGGCTCCTCGAAGTCACCCCCGAGCTCTATGTCGGCTCCGTCTCCGCCAAGGTCCGTGACGAACTCTGGTCCTCCGTCGCCGCCTCCACCGCCGACGGCACGGCGGTTCTCGCCTGTCCCGCCGACAACGAGCAGGGCTTCACCCTGCGCACCGCCGGCGCCCACCGCCGCGATCCCGTCGACTTCGACGGGCTCACCCTCATCGCCTTCCAGCGGGGGCGCCAGGAGGTGGCGACACCTTTGTAG
- a CDS encoding GNAT family N-acetyltransferase codes for MSSRAAVDLTVLEAAELTSDPDRAGPFVESAHRMLADLVRGGAALGWVEPPSRDEIAELVDRVVSAVRTGDAALRAAYIDRRLVGLGYWLRYARPTHQPHADVEKVAVDAAVHGRGVGRTLTKALIADARQAGIEVLTLDARGDNANALRLYRSLGFTEYGRLPAFVAIGEQRYDKVFCMLDLRRDG; via the coding sequence GTGAGCAGCCGCGCGGCCGTCGACCTTACGGTCCTCGAGGCCGCCGAGCTGACGTCCGATCCGGATCGGGCGGGGCCGTTCGTGGAGTCGGCCCACAGGATGCTGGCGGATCTGGTCCGCGGCGGTGCTGCGTTGGGCTGGGTCGAACCGCCGTCGCGGGACGAGATCGCGGAGCTCGTCGACCGTGTCGTTTCCGCGGTACGGACCGGGGACGCGGCTCTACGTGCTGCGTATATCGACCGCCGGCTCGTAGGGCTGGGGTACTGGCTGCGCTACGCCCGGCCGACCCATCAGCCGCACGCCGATGTGGAGAAGGTCGCGGTGGACGCCGCCGTCCACGGCCGCGGCGTCGGCCGCACACTGACCAAGGCCCTGATCGCCGACGCCCGCCAGGCGGGCATCGAAGTCCTCACCCTGGACGCCCGCGGCGACAACGCCAACGCCCTGCGCCTCTACCGTTCACTGGGCTTCACCGAATACGGCCGCCTTCCCGCCTTCGTCGCCATCGGCGAACAGCGCTACGACAAGGTCTTCTGCATGCTGGACCTCCGCCGAGACGGCTGA
- a CDS encoding exo-alpha-sialidase translates to MRRVLAVLSVLLAFLGLTTVAPAAHAVPGGGTQMWSGYSYYPRVVRLEHSGSSNGMVVAAVVTNQNSNWVGAIFHSTDNGRTFTQVGAVNDPVNSTGMCCQTLYELPSAVGDMPAGTLLWAASFGADAGSGRRMSIRVWRSDDLGVSWSYLSTVTTASSAAGLWEPELTVASDGRLVVFYSDETDPAHSQKLERARSADGVTWNDFSDTVALTDASARPGMAVVRRLPSGSYLMSYEVCGTSHVCEVYVRSSPDGWAWGTPSDIGTRVLTADGRYPASTPTITVAGTTVLLTAMRLRNADGSFAAGDGATVLGNAAGGQGAWFDIASPVPLPDPGGGPAPTCPGYSSPLLGSADGKSFLQITTDLDASGQCRAYTGQASALPSGSTGSTWTAEGSPVYLSPNQQHVTHVDAGGALRNVWWDASTGYAANTWATGATGTPVSFVDGTQQHVFVRGADGSLQHYFWDSATGTTTHDTWAGSGVAGDPAAMTIGDAQHAWWVDGAGMLEHSWWDPTGGSHHDTWATGVTGRPSAMLVGNVQHVFVRTPTGAIRHVWWDAAQGSQSETVPADAAGDLAIAEIGDAQHLWFTDSAGRLRHWWWSPEAGWNNDTWGTGVTGRPTFLQDGAQQHVFVRGSGGTVEHYFWQSTDGLHHDTWGTGISGDPTALLIGDAQHVWATDPNGTVQHWWWTPADGVRHDTWGS, encoded by the coding sequence ATGAGGCGCGTCCTGGCGGTGCTGTCCGTACTGCTCGCCTTCCTCGGCCTGACGACCGTCGCTCCGGCCGCCCACGCCGTGCCGGGCGGCGGCACGCAGATGTGGTCCGGGTACTCGTACTACCCGCGGGTGGTCCGGCTGGAGCACAGCGGCTCGTCGAACGGCATGGTGGTCGCCGCGGTCGTCACCAACCAGAACAGCAACTGGGTCGGCGCGATCTTCCACAGCACCGACAACGGCCGGACGTTCACCCAGGTCGGCGCCGTCAACGACCCGGTCAACTCCACCGGCATGTGCTGCCAGACCCTCTACGAACTCCCCAGCGCCGTGGGCGACATGCCCGCCGGCACACTGCTGTGGGCGGCCTCCTTCGGCGCCGACGCCGGCAGCGGCAGGCGCATGTCGATCCGGGTGTGGCGCAGCGACGACCTGGGCGTGAGCTGGTCGTACCTGTCCACCGTGACCACGGCGTCGAGCGCTGCGGGCCTGTGGGAGCCGGAACTGACCGTCGCGTCCGACGGCCGGCTCGTGGTGTTCTACTCCGACGAGACCGATCCGGCGCACAGCCAGAAACTGGAGCGGGCGCGTTCGGCCGACGGCGTCACCTGGAACGACTTCAGCGACACCGTCGCGCTCACCGACGCCTCCGCCCGCCCCGGGATGGCCGTCGTCCGCCGGCTGCCGAGCGGTTCGTACCTCATGAGCTACGAGGTGTGCGGCACCTCGCACGTCTGCGAGGTGTACGTGCGCAGCTCGCCGGACGGCTGGGCCTGGGGCACGCCCTCGGACATTGGCACCCGGGTGCTCACCGCGGACGGCCGCTACCCGGCGAGCACCCCCACCATCACGGTCGCGGGCACCACCGTGCTGCTCACCGCGATGCGCCTGCGCAACGCGGACGGCAGCTTCGCCGCCGGCGACGGCGCGACGGTGCTGGGCAACGCCGCCGGCGGCCAGGGCGCGTGGTTCGACATCGCCTCGCCGGTGCCGCTGCCGGACCCGGGCGGCGGACCGGCCCCCACCTGCCCCGGCTACAGCTCGCCGCTGCTCGGCTCGGCCGACGGCAAGTCGTTCCTCCAGATCACCACCGACCTCGACGCGAGCGGCCAGTGCCGCGCCTACACGGGCCAGGCGTCGGCGCTGCCCAGCGGCAGCACCGGCTCCACCTGGACCGCCGAGGGCTCACCGGTCTACCTCTCGCCGAACCAGCAGCACGTCACCCACGTCGACGCCGGCGGCGCGCTGCGCAACGTCTGGTGGGACGCCTCCACCGGATACGCGGCGAACACCTGGGCCACCGGCGCCACCGGCACCCCGGTCAGCTTCGTCGACGGCACCCAGCAGCACGTCTTCGTCCGCGGCGCGGACGGCTCGCTGCAGCACTACTTCTGGGACTCCGCCACCGGCACGACCACCCACGACACGTGGGCCGGCAGCGGCGTCGCGGGCGACCCGGCCGCCATGACGATCGGCGACGCGCAGCACGCGTGGTGGGTGGACGGCGCCGGCATGCTGGAGCACTCCTGGTGGGACCCGACCGGCGGCTCCCACCACGACACCTGGGCCACCGGCGTCACCGGCCGGCCCAGCGCGATGCTCGTCGGGAACGTGCAGCACGTCTTCGTCCGCACGCCCACGGGCGCGATCCGCCACGTGTGGTGGGACGCGGCACAGGGCTCCCAGAGCGAGACCGTCCCCGCCGACGCGGCCGGCGACCTCGCAATCGCCGAGATCGGCGACGCGCAGCACCTGTGGTTCACCGACAGCGCGGGCCGCCTGCGGCACTGGTGGTGGAGCCCCGAGGCGGGCTGGAACAACGACACCTGGGGCACCGGCGTCACCGGCCGGCCCACGTTCCTGCAGGACGGCGCCCAGCAGCACGTCTTCGTCCGCGGCAGCGGCGGCACGGTCGAGCACTACTTCTGGCAGTCCACCGACGGCCTGCACCACGACACCTGGGGCACCGGCATCAGCGGAGACCCCACCGCCCTGCTCATCGGCGACGCCCAGCACGTGTGGGCGACCGACCCGAACGGAACCGTCCAGCACTGGTGGTGGACCCCGGCGGACGGCGTACGCCACGACACCTGGGGCAGCTGA
- a CDS encoding SDR family oxidoreductase — MRVFVAGGTGHLGPYIISALLAAGHEVTGLARSEAAAAALSALGAKVRRGDLRDLDGLKKAAADADGVVHVAHRQDLLPSGGMAAVAAAELPIVRAYGEALAGTGKPLVAAGSIGSPGQHRGRPATEDDPALPAGEEHRGTLRIRNVVERAVIDLAGQGVRSSVVRIANIAHSATDRAGFLPTLIALAQEKGFVGYPADGANLWNAVHIRDAATVFRLALEKGPAGRYWHAVADGAVPFREIAEALAVRLNLPAVSVPDDALMTPGYFGFLTHIATQSYPASNLVTRRALGWEPAQPGLLADLDNGHYFPAG; from the coding sequence ATGCGCGTATTCGTCGCCGGCGGGACCGGCCATTTGGGGCCGTACATCATCTCCGCCCTCCTCGCCGCCGGGCACGAGGTCACCGGCCTCGCCCGGTCGGAGGCCGCGGCGGCGGCCCTGTCCGCGCTCGGCGCGAAGGTGCGCCGCGGCGACCTCCGGGACCTCGACGGCCTCAAGAAGGCGGCCGCGGACGCCGACGGCGTCGTCCACGTGGCCCACCGACAGGATCTGCTGCCGTCCGGCGGGATGGCCGCCGTGGCCGCCGCGGAGCTCCCGATCGTGCGCGCGTACGGCGAGGCGCTGGCGGGAACCGGTAAGCCGCTGGTCGCCGCGGGGAGCATCGGCTCACCCGGGCAGCACCGGGGGCGGCCAGCCACCGAGGACGACCCGGCCCTGCCCGCCGGCGAGGAGCACCGTGGCACCCTGCGGATCCGCAACGTCGTGGAGAGGGCCGTGATCGACCTCGCCGGGCAGGGGGTGCGGTCGTCGGTCGTCCGGATCGCCAACATCGCCCACAGCGCCACCGATCGTGCCGGCTTCCTCCCCACGCTGATCGCGCTCGCGCAGGAGAAGGGGTTCGTCGGCTACCCCGCGGACGGCGCGAACCTGTGGAACGCCGTGCACATCCGCGATGCGGCCACGGTGTTCCGCCTGGCGCTGGAGAAGGGCCCGGCCGGCAGATACTGGCACGCGGTCGCGGACGGGGCCGTACCGTTCCGCGAGATCGCCGAGGCCCTCGCAGTCCGCCTGAACCTGCCCGCCGTGAGCGTTCCCGACGACGCCCTGATGACGCCGGGGTACTTCGGGTTCCTCACGCACATCGCCACGCAGAGCTACCCGGCGTCCAACCTCGTCACCCGCCGCGCCCTCGGCTGGGAGCCCGCCCAGCCCGGCCTGCTCGCCGATCTGGACAACGGCCACTACTTCCCCGCCGGCTGA
- a CDS encoding IS5 family transposase (programmed frameshift), whose amino-acid sequence MTDLVERLVPDELWVLFRRVVPPTEVIRPQGGGRRRAGDREALAAIIFVATSGCTWRQLPPVFGPAWQTVYRRFAQWSRERVWARLYRVILDELGARGELDWSRCAIDSVSLRATKGGPLTGPNPTDRGKLGSKIHLITDRNGLPLSLGISGANMHDSQGLEPLVRGITPIRSRCGPRRRKPAKLHADKGYDYDHLRRWLRERGIRPRIARKGIESSQRLGRHRWVVERTVSWLAGCRRLHRRYERKAEHFLAFVGIAAILIGHRRLARLDAQGHSV is encoded by the exons ATGACGGATCTGGTTGAGCGGTTGGTGCCGGACGAGTTGTGGGTGTTGTTCCGGCGGGTGGTGCCACCGACTGAGGTGATACGTCCGCAGGGCGGCGGCCGACGCCGGGCTGGTGACCGCGAGGCTCTGGCTGCGATCATCTTCGTGGCGACGTCGGGCTGCACGTGGCGGCAGTTGCCGCCGGTGTTCGGGCCGGCCTGGCAGACGGTCTACCGGCGGTTCGCCCAGTGGAGCCGGGAGCGGGTCTGGGCGCGGTTGTATCGCGTGATCCTCGACGAGCTCGGGGCGCGGGGCGAGTTGGACTGGTCGCGGTGCGCTATCGACTCGGTCAGTCTGCGGGCGACAAAAGGGGGCC CTTTGACGGGACCGAATCCGACCGACCGCGGCAAACTCGGATCGAAGATCCACCTGATCACCGACCGGAACGGGCTGCCCCTGTCCCTGGGGATTTCCGGCGCGAACATGCACGACAGCCAGGGCCTGGAGCCGCTCGTGCGAGGCATCACGCCCATCCGCTCCCGCTGCGGGCCCCGGCGACGGAAGCCGGCGAAACTGCACGCCGACAAGGGCTACGACTACGACCACCTGCGCCGATGGCTCCGCGAGCGCGGCATCCGCCCCCGCATCGCCCGCAAAGGCATCGAGTCCTCACAACGGCTGGGCCGACACCGCTGGGTCGTGGAGAGAACCGTCTCCTGGCTGGCCGGCTGCCGACGGCTCCACCGCCGCTACGAACGCAAGGCCGAGCACTTCCTCGCCTTCGTCGGCATAGCCGCAATCCTCATCGGCCACCGCCGACTCGCCCGCCTAGATGCGCAAGGGCATTCAGTGTGA
- a CDS encoding SgcJ/EcaC family oxidoreductase, translating to MTAETAPSATPVRPEDAAAVTEIVQRITTSWNANDADVLSTVYAEDASVILPGANLKTRAAIRDWMAESFAGKWKGTHVLGSPLELRYISDDIMLLVSEGGAYLPGSVEVPVEHAIRGMWFFVKRNGEWLVHAYANTPVRHTIPLPESHR from the coding sequence ATGACCGCCGAAACCGCCCCGTCAGCCACGCCCGTCCGCCCCGAGGACGCCGCGGCCGTCACCGAGATCGTCCAGCGCATCACCACGTCGTGGAACGCCAACGACGCGGACGTGCTGTCCACCGTCTACGCGGAGGACGCGAGCGTCATCCTCCCGGGCGCCAATCTCAAGACCCGTGCCGCGATCCGGGACTGGATGGCCGAGTCGTTCGCCGGCAAGTGGAAGGGCACCCACGTGCTCGGTTCGCCCCTGGAACTGCGCTACATCTCCGACGACATCATGCTGCTGGTCTCGGAGGGCGGCGCCTACCTGCCCGGATCGGTGGAGGTGCCGGTCGAGCACGCCATCCGCGGCATGTGGTTCTTCGTCAAGCGCAACGGCGAGTGGCTGGTCCACGCCTACGCCAACACCCCGGTGCGGCACACCATCCCGCTGCCCGAGAGCCACCGCTGA
- a CDS encoding helix-turn-helix transcriptional regulator: MDDNRMGEFLRARRAALRPPDVGMPSHGTRRVAGLRREEVAVLAGVNADYYTRLEQGRERHPSPQVIDALGHALHLDEDARAHLYRLAGATPGERLRPHSTGRVSPALRQLLDGYPDTPAFVMNRTLDLLAVNALAQALYSAFTPADNLARMTFLDPAGRTFYTDWNRAAQATVAHLREATGFEPDNPRLRELVDSLTEHSPDFARLWQSHTVRGKTQDAKHFLHPDIGPLTLTYQAFDVREAPGRQLVIYHAEPGSPSAHSLHLLGSLHATRRQARSPHIQA, translated from the coding sequence ATGGACGACAACCGCATGGGGGAGTTCCTGCGCGCTCGCCGCGCCGCCCTGCGCCCGCCCGACGTCGGGATGCCGAGCCACGGGACCCGCAGAGTCGCCGGGCTGCGCCGCGAGGAGGTCGCCGTCCTGGCCGGAGTGAACGCCGACTACTACACCCGCCTGGAACAGGGCCGCGAACGCCACCCCTCCCCCCAGGTGATCGACGCTCTCGGTCATGCGCTGCACCTCGACGAGGACGCCAGGGCGCACCTGTACCGGCTGGCCGGGGCCACGCCCGGCGAGCGACTACGGCCGCACTCCACCGGGCGCGTCAGCCCGGCCCTGCGACAGCTGCTGGACGGCTACCCCGACACCCCGGCGTTCGTCATGAACCGAACCCTCGACCTCCTCGCGGTCAACGCGCTGGCCCAGGCCCTCTACTCGGCGTTCACCCCTGCGGACAACCTCGCCCGCATGACCTTCCTGGACCCCGCCGGCCGCACCTTCTACACGGACTGGAACCGGGCGGCACAAGCCACCGTCGCCCATCTCCGCGAGGCGACCGGCTTCGAACCGGACAACCCGCGGCTGCGCGAACTCGTCGACAGCCTCACCGAGCACAGCCCGGACTTCGCGCGCCTGTGGCAGTCCCACACCGTGCGAGGCAAGACGCAGGACGCCAAACACTTCCTCCACCCGGACATCGGCCCGCTCACGCTCACCTACCAGGCGTTCGACGTACGCGAGGCGCCCGGCCGGCAACTCGTCATCTACCACGCCGAACCGGGCAGCCCCAGCGCCCACTCCCTCCACCTGCTCGGCTCCCTCCACGCCACCCGGCGCCAAGCCCGCTCCCCGCACATACAGGCGTAG
- a CDS encoding NADPH-dependent F420 reductase: MSSISIIGLGNMARALAARALAGGNTVEIIGRDSAKAEESAAALDGATVGTAGAVPAGDLVVLAVPYVGAAPVVREYGDALRGKIIVDITNPLAADLQSFVVPDGSSGAQEIAEAAPGDAHVVKAFNTLFSHVLAAGPAEGRPLDVFIAGDDAQAKAHVSAFVESLGLRPWDTGALSMARALENVGLMELGLMNHSVKHTDFSLGITLLR, translated from the coding sequence ATGAGCAGCATCAGCATCATCGGCCTGGGAAACATGGCCCGCGCCCTGGCCGCCCGGGCACTCGCGGGCGGCAACACGGTCGAGATCATCGGCCGCGATTCCGCCAAGGCCGAGGAATCGGCCGCCGCGCTCGACGGCGCCACGGTCGGGACGGCCGGCGCCGTCCCCGCGGGGGACCTCGTGGTCCTCGCCGTGCCGTACGTCGGCGCCGCGCCGGTGGTGCGGGAGTACGGGGACGCGCTGCGCGGCAAGATCATCGTCGACATCACCAACCCGCTAGCCGCCGATCTGCAGAGCTTCGTCGTCCCGGACGGCAGTTCCGGCGCGCAGGAGATCGCCGAGGCGGCCCCCGGCGACGCACACGTGGTCAAGGCGTTCAACACCCTGTTCTCCCACGTCCTGGCCGCCGGCCCGGCCGAGGGCCGCCCGCTGGACGTCTTCATCGCGGGCGACGACGCGCAGGCGAAGGCACACGTGTCGGCGTTCGTCGAAAGCCTGGGGCTGCGTCCCTGGGACACCGGGGCCCTGTCCATGGCGCGGGCGCTGGAGAACGTCGGCCTGATGGAGCTGGGCCTCATGAACCACTCCGTCAAGCACACCGATTTCTCGCTCGGCATCACCCTTCTCCGCTGA
- a CDS encoding LysR family transcriptional regulator translates to MDLDLRKVRYFVAVADRLHFGRAADELHIAQPVLSRQIRALEQDLGVSLFTRDRHGVQLTEAGRQLLADAGPLLASTHAVRRRVAAAAGGKRRLMVGFRAGVAVIPAARAFEDRHPDVVVDVQRIEGGDQAAMLLDGRIDVGYVRLPIDKAGLRVIPLYAEPRVAVLPAGHRLAGKQQVTEADLAGEPLVWQGDPSTQPTSRPFPDAGYPVRGADETLEHVAAGRGISFLARSASVFFSRPDIVYVPIPDVAADQVCLAVAASHTSPLVNDFVLAAQSTAGATAECGNYEMWQLQDGVADHAGR, encoded by the coding sequence GTGGATCTGGATCTGCGCAAAGTGCGCTACTTCGTCGCCGTGGCCGACCGGTTGCACTTCGGCCGCGCCGCCGACGAGCTGCACATCGCGCAGCCGGTGCTCAGCCGGCAGATCCGAGCGCTCGAACAGGACCTCGGCGTCTCGCTGTTCACCAGGGACCGCCACGGCGTGCAGCTGACGGAGGCGGGCCGGCAGTTGCTGGCCGACGCCGGTCCGCTGCTTGCCTCGACCCACGCGGTCCGCCGCCGGGTGGCCGCGGCGGCCGGCGGCAAGCGGCGGCTGATGGTGGGTTTCCGGGCCGGCGTCGCGGTCATCCCTGCGGCCCGTGCGTTCGAGGACCGGCACCCGGACGTGGTTGTGGACGTGCAGCGGATCGAAGGCGGCGACCAGGCCGCGATGCTGCTCGACGGCCGTATCGACGTCGGCTACGTGCGGCTGCCCATCGACAAGGCCGGCCTGCGCGTCATCCCGCTGTACGCCGAGCCGCGGGTGGCGGTGCTGCCCGCCGGGCACCGGCTGGCCGGCAAACAGCAGGTCACCGAGGCCGACCTGGCCGGCGAGCCCCTGGTGTGGCAGGGCGACCCGAGCACGCAGCCCACCAGCCGTCCGTTCCCCGACGCCGGGTACCCGGTGCGCGGGGCGGACGAGACGCTCGAACACGTCGCCGCCGGGCGGGGCATCTCCTTCCTGGCCCGTTCGGCGTCGGTCTTCTTCTCGCGTCCTGACATCGTCTACGTGCCCATCCCGGATGTGGCGGCCGACCAGGTGTGCCTCGCGGTGGCGGCATCCCACACCTCGCCGCTGGTGAACGACTTCGTCCTCGCGGCTCAGTCGACGGCCGGCGCCACGGCGGAGTGCGGGAACTACGAGATGTGGCAGCTTCAGGACGGCGTGGCGGACCACGCGGGGCGGTAG
- a CDS encoding Atu4866 domain-containing protein → MAAIEDGHVDVVGMWVTEDGHIRQELLPDGRYDEARGERASAYTGRYTVTGSHLDYVDDTGFTATGDIRDGVLYHEYLVLYRESTQGEDRTS, encoded by the coding sequence ATGGCCGCGATCGAGGACGGCCACGTGGACGTGGTCGGCATGTGGGTGACCGAGGACGGGCACATCCGGCAGGAGCTGCTGCCGGACGGCCGTTACGACGAGGCTCGCGGCGAGCGGGCCAGTGCCTACACCGGCCGTTACACGGTGACCGGCAGTCACCTGGACTACGTCGACGACACCGGGTTCACCGCCACAGGGGACATCCGCGACGGAGTCCTCTACCACGAGTACCTCGTGCTGTACCGCGAGTCGACGCAAGGAGAGGACCGCACTTCATGA
- a CDS encoding CHAT domain-containing protein, which produces MGLFSRGRDNLPEAQRQAGRLRERFRQSGPTKDIVDESWRQMLLCADELMGGDERFARLLLDTAHTSFVLHAETGQWLVAVASALQFGVAVASIEVQSARDDTPFPEQLWPAVQDMTDLAVEVAHRARVPLAGCLIAESLTTRRFTDRMYQRELSAILGEDDVLRRLRAIVASQREQLAAAREPLPEAPDSAAALRAHMDDLLLHDLDAAVAGGAGRSLFAGTTAVPAVLAASTTGRSVVFVAPGLGQGAAFRLEGPETGRDLCESVQLPRLGRAAVREQARRVREVLRSDERRTTVRGEAIDAALKAVSEAVWEPVFDAWPDLRDGRVALVPLGASASLPLFTAPVDGAPVCGGTDLTVVPSGRSLMVAGAWPRSPRQDPLVAADPWYADGAGAVPIPCTVAEARAVAAVHGVAPHILREAAVAPGGGAGAFDRLRTIDRPPAADEAAGADDLVRRISAANLIHLAGHGHLDGDDPLRSALLLGRPLPLSALLDHDLRRGTTIVLSACHLADVGTAQTSEQLGFPGAMLAMGASSVIAALWPVPDSSDTVTLMTYLHEELRTATPSAALGHAVTRAAADGMRAAVWAPFVHFGA; this is translated from the coding sequence ATGGGACTGTTCTCGCGCGGCAGGGACAACCTGCCGGAGGCCCAACGGCAGGCCGGGCGGCTGCGCGAACGGTTCCGGCAGTCGGGTCCCACCAAGGACATCGTGGACGAGTCCTGGCGGCAGATGCTGCTGTGCGCCGATGAACTCATGGGCGGGGACGAGCGGTTCGCCCGTCTGCTCCTCGACACCGCGCACACCTCCTTCGTCCTGCACGCCGAGACGGGACAGTGGCTCGTCGCCGTCGCCTCGGCACTGCAGTTCGGGGTGGCGGTGGCAAGCATCGAGGTGCAGTCCGCCCGCGACGACACGCCCTTCCCCGAGCAACTGTGGCCGGCCGTGCAGGACATGACCGACCTGGCGGTGGAGGTCGCCCACCGAGCGCGGGTCCCGCTGGCCGGCTGCCTCATCGCCGAGTCGCTGACCACGAGGCGCTTCACCGACCGTATGTACCAGCGCGAACTGTCGGCGATCCTCGGCGAGGACGACGTCCTGCGGCGGCTGCGCGCCATCGTGGCCTCCCAGCGCGAGCAGTTGGCCGCCGCCCGCGAACCGCTGCCCGAGGCCCCGGACTCCGCCGCCGCCCTGCGGGCGCACATGGACGACCTGCTGCTGCACGACCTGGACGCGGCCGTCGCCGGCGGGGCCGGTCGCTCCCTGTTCGCCGGCACCACCGCCGTGCCCGCCGTGCTGGCGGCGAGCACGACCGGCCGCTCCGTGGTGTTCGTCGCGCCGGGCCTGGGACAGGGCGCGGCGTTCCGCCTGGAGGGACCGGAGACCGGCCGCGACCTGTGCGAGAGCGTGCAACTGCCCCGGCTGGGACGGGCGGCGGTGAGGGAACAGGCGCGGCGGGTCCGCGAGGTGCTGAGATCGGATGAACGCCGCACGACGGTCCGGGGGGAGGCGATCGACGCGGCGCTGAAAGCGGTGTCCGAGGCAGTGTGGGAACCGGTGTTCGACGCGTGGCCGGACCTGCGCGACGGGCGGGTCGCGCTGGTCCCCCTCGGTGCGAGCGCGTCGCTGCCGCTCTTCACCGCGCCGGTCGACGGGGCGCCGGTGTGCGGAGGGACGGACCTGACGGTCGTGCCCTCGGGCCGGTCTCTGATGGTCGCCGGCGCGTGGCCACGGTCGCCGCGCCAGGACCCGCTCGTCGCGGCCGACCCTTGGTACGCCGACGGCGCAGGCGCCGTACCGATCCCCTGCACGGTGGCCGAGGCCCGGGCGGTGGCCGCCGTGCACGGGGTGGCACCGCACATCCTGCGCGAAGCGGCGGTCGCACCCGGCGGCGGCGCGGGGGCGTTCGACCGGCTGCGGACGATCGACCGACCGCCGGCGGCGGACGAGGCCGCGGGAGCCGACGATCTGGTGCGCCGCATTTCGGCCGCGAACCTGATCCACCTGGCCGGCCACGGACACCTCGACGGTGACGATCCGCTGCGGTCCGCCCTGCTTCTCGGCCGGCCGCTGCCGCTGTCGGCGCTGCTCGACCACGATCTGCGCCGCGGCACGACGATCGTGCTGTCCGCGTGCCACCTCGCCGACGTCGGCACCGCGCAGACCAGCGAGCAACTCGGCTTCCCCGGCGCCATGCTCGCCATGGGCGCCAGTTCGGTGATCGCCGCGCTGTGGCCGGTGCCCGACTCGTCCGACACCGTGACACTCATGACGTACCTGCACGAGGAACTGCGCACCGCCACGCCGTCCGCGGCCCTCGGCCACGCTGTGACCCGCGCCGCGGCGGACGGCATGCGAGCCGCCGTCTGGGCCCCGTTCGTCCACTTCGGCGCATAG